The genomic window ACGGTGGGGGAGGAAACACAAAAGGAGGAGACATGAAAGACGGAGATGCAGAACAGAAAGGCATGAGCAGACGGTCACTGCTCAAGGGCGCGGCGGCCGTTGGGGCGCTGGCGTCAGTGGCGGGGGCAGCGTTGAATCTTGCGGCTCCCGGCACCGCAGAGGCTGCCACGAAAAAGCTGCCCCAGAAATGGGATGAGACATGGGATGTTGTCGTCATCGGTTCAGGGTTTGCGGGCCTTGCGGCTGCGGCGGAAGCGGCCGGCAACGGCGCGAAGACAGTCATCCTCGAGAAGATGCCCATCTACGGCGGAAACTCGATCATCAACGGCGGCGGCTACGCCGCGTGGGATGACAAGATGCATCTTCGTCAGAAAAAGAATCTCGGCGAAGACAGTATCAAGCAGCACATTCAGGATACCCTGAAGGGCGGGGATTTCTTCAACATGCCGGACCTCGTTGAGGTCATGGCGAAAGAGGCCCCCGATGCCCTGAACTGGATGATCGATGAGGGAGGCGCCCAGGTCGGGGACGTCCTCGTCATCGGCGGCGGGCACACCGCGTACCGCGCGCACTTCTCGGCCCACAACTCCGGCAAGGACTATACCGAAGCCCTCAAGAAGATAGCCGAGAAACGCGGAGCCAAGATGGCGCTCAATTCCCAGGTCACCTGGATCTGGCGCAAGGACGCCGATCCCAAGAGCCCCGTCCTTGGAGTCGAGGTAAAAAGAGGCAGCAAGGTCGTGAATGTACGGGCCAAGAAAGCTCTCGTCCTCGCTTCGGGAGGTTTCAGCTGGGATGTGCAGATGCGCATGGAACACTGGCCGAAACTCGTGAAGGAGTTCAACTGCACGAACCAGAAAGGCGCCACGGGCGAGATCATACGCTATTCCAAGGCCGTGGGAGCGGACACCCTGCACATGAACTTCATCCAGCTCTTCCCCTTCCCCGAACCGGAGGCCGGTACCCTCGACAGGCCCGCGGTGTACGGCTTCAGCGGACCGGGCGCCGGGGTCATCTACGTCAGCAAGGCCGGGAAGCGGTTCGTCAACGAACTGGACCGCCGGGACGTATGCGCCTTCGCCCAGATCGCCCTCGGGCCGAACATGAAACCCGCGTATACCATCTTCAATGACGCCATACCGCCCAAATTCGGCGGCAAACCGGCAGAGGTGGAAGCAGGCATCAAGAAAGGCCGTTTCATAAAGGGCGACACCATCGCCGACCTGGCGAAGAAGATCGGCGCCCCCGCGGATGTCCTTGAAAAGACCATAAAGGACCACAACAAATACATAGCGGACGGAAAGGACCCCGAGTTCAACAAACCCATGAAAAAGACGATGGTCCCCATGGACAAGGGTCCCTACTATGCCCTCCCGATGTGGCCCGCCGTGCACCACACCATGGGCGGCCTCAGGATAAACGCCAACTCCCAGGTCATCGACGTCTTCGGCGCGCCGATACCCCATCTCTACGCAGCCGGTGAGGTGGCCGGAGGAGTCCACGGCTCGAACCGTCTGGGCTGCAACGCCACGACTGAATGCGTCGTCTTCGGCCGCATCGCAGGCAAGAACGGA from Syntrophorhabdus sp. includes these protein-coding regions:
- a CDS encoding flavocytochrome c, which translates into the protein MKDGDAEQKGMSRRSLLKGAAAVGALASVAGAALNLAAPGTAEAATKKLPQKWDETWDVVVIGSGFAGLAAAAEAAGNGAKTVILEKMPIYGGNSIINGGGYAAWDDKMHLRQKKNLGEDSIKQHIQDTLKGGDFFNMPDLVEVMAKEAPDALNWMIDEGGAQVGDVLVIGGGHTAYRAHFSAHNSGKDYTEALKKIAEKRGAKMALNSQVTWIWRKDADPKSPVLGVEVKRGSKVVNVRAKKALVLASGGFSWDVQMRMEHWPKLVKEFNCTNQKGATGEIIRYSKAVGADTLHMNFIQLFPFPEPEAGTLDRPAVYGFSGPGAGVIYVSKAGKRFVNELDRRDVCAFAQIALGPNMKPAYTIFNDAIPPKFGGKPAEVEAGIKKGRFIKGDTIADLAKKIGAPADVLEKTIKDHNKYIADGKDPEFNKPMKKTMVPMDKGPYYALPMWPAVHHTMGGLRINANSQVIDVFGAPIPHLYAAGEVAGGVHGSNRLGCNATTECVVFGRIAGKNGAKEKG